One Vespula pensylvanica isolate Volc-1 chromosome 14, ASM1446617v1, whole genome shotgun sequence genomic window carries:
- the LOC122634075 gene encoding retinoblastoma-like protein 1 isoform X1, which yields MGESEDMEDSTYSRHQDLCQKLNMDATAASEAWRSYETIRQNYTLEGDQLHWIGCALYVACRKSSTPMVGRTGSSVEGNCVSLTRLLQLCNLPLIQFFTKSKSWADMANMPQDFREKIEKLEGNFSVSMVIFKKYQPIFTDIFKDPSDDILRPSRSRRNKTYPCTPSRVFEFCWTLFICIKGAFPDISDDLVNSYHLLLACCDLIYANALIANRKDLLNPNFPGLPSNFNDENYIPPQNPNCIINLLCERHEAVSVEAKCIKEYHLKNHVNKLFNERILRGDPSNFSGILEALNFDGNSKAVNKAYEQHVLSIGDFDERIFLAEWRRVRLGGISSLEIVGGDIVCRTKFAKPMPVKGQDAGDNIGSPAQSSSSSDVHDQFQSKRDHYAGQIQHLAPPTPLTGRKYLKPKDVSNVTPVFTATQSVIRLQAMLAGQSSPSTNLLQIFNNCTQDVRTFVTTKVKEIGELFCANYTKSSDTSESSTLDFGRKRLYLGQTLFYKFLEMILNDEKRKKPNYDITNLLMNERFIRCLFACCLEIVIYSYKSNDKVFPWILKALDLEAYYFYKVIEIIVRAEEQLPRDVVKHLSQIEERILEALAWQKNSPLWQAIESTIGEVPSCEDVSLPGTLETVDPNTAGQPVKRIALDRGPNHDIQQSPISSASERFQSPITTSGVAKKRLFPDTRTSGQSVLRVSSKVVFDGNSRILLALPDQLTVPRTSASQTTTNLSQITSVTKEVGKPKKTGSVALFFRKFYNLACVRMQDLCNSLDITDVDLQKKIWTIFEYSIKERTELMRDRHLDQILMCAVYVICKLVKMEKNSFTEIMRCYRLQPQAESHIYRSVLICKGPQEIKSNVEASGSNEVPADEEANVAPPTPTNMAGTSQDFGTERRGDLIKFYNTVYVPQVKEVANKLGLARGSTQTLTLSPLPKSKVRANSPVRRVTDSILTRTLDPKAISASPAPQLSYCFSRSPAKDLEAINKMMISVSAKKSVGKRLLSDDTTDVEMVEGPSPIKKSTTVVRKLENIMDERRTKNQ from the exons ATGGGAGAGTCGGAAGATATGGAGGATTCAACTTACAGTAGACATCAAGATTTATGTCAGAAATTAAATATGGATGCAACTGCTGCTTCGGAAGCTTGGAGATCTTACGAAACTATTCGACAAAATTATACGTTAGAG gGTGATCAGCTTCATTGGATAGGATGCGCTTTATATGTAGCATGCAGAAAATCTTCTACACCAATGGTTGGAAGAACAGGTAGTAGTGTAGAAGGAAATTGTGTATCTTTAACTCGTCTTCTACAATTATGCAATCTACCATTAATACAGTTTTTTACAAAAAGCAAGTCTTGGGCAGATATGGCTAATATGCCTCAAGATTTCCgagaaaagattgaaaaactAGAAGGGAACTTTTCAGTTTCTATggtgatttttaaaaagtatcaGCCAATTTTTACGGACATATTTAAAGATCCATCTGATGACATTTTAAGACCATCTAGatcaagaagaaataaaacttaTCCTTGTACGCCATCTAGAGTTTTTGAATTTTGTTGGacgttatttatttgtataaaaggAGCTTTCCCTGATATTTCTGATGATTTAGTTAATTCTTATCACTTACTTTTGGCTTGTTGTGACCTTATATATGCCAATGCTTTGATAGCAAATAGGAAAGATCTTCTGAATCCTAATTTTCCTG GTTTACCATCAAATTTTAATGACGAAAATTATATACCACCACAAAATccaaattgtattattaactTGTTATGTGAGCGTCATGAAGCTGTTTCTGTTGAAGCTAAATGTATCAAAGAATATCACTTGAAGAATcacgttaataaattatttaatgagaGAATTCTTCGTGGAGATCCATCAAATTTTTCTGGTATTCTAGAAGCTTTGAATTTTGATGGCAATAGCAAAGCTGTCAATAAAGCATATGAGCAACATGTATTGAGTATTGGAGACTTTgatgaaagaatatttctag CAGAGTGGAGGCGAGTGAGGCTAGGCGGAATATCAAGCTTGGAAATAGTTGGAGGAGATATTGTTTGTCGTACTAAATTTGCAAAACCTATGCCTGTGAAAG GTCAAGATGCTGGTGACAATATTGGCTCACCCGCacagagtagtagtagtagcgatGTTCATGATCAATTTCAGTCAAAACGAGATCATTATGCAGGG CAAATACAACATCTAGCTCCTCCAACTCCATTAACAGGTCGCAAATACCTCAAACCAAAGGATGTATCAAATGTAACACCAGTCTTTACTGCTACTCAAAGTGTAATCCGACTCCAGGCCATGTTAGCTGGTCAGTCTTCACCAAGCacgaatttattacaaatatttaataattgcaCCCAAGATGTCAGAACATTTGTAAcaacgaaagtaaaagagatagGTGAATTATTTTGTGCTAATTACACCAAAAGTTCAGATACTAGTGAAAGTTCGACTCTAGATTTTGGAAGAAAACGTCTTTATTTAGGACAAACTCtcttctataaatttttagaaatgatTCTTAATGATGAAAAACGTAAAAAGCCTAATTATGATATTACA aATTTACTTATGAACGAAAGATTTATACGATGTTTATTCGCTTGCTGCTTAGAAATAGTTATTTACTCGTATAAAAGTAACGATAAAGTGTTTCCATGGATATTAAAGGCCTTGGATTTAGAAGCTTATTATTTCTACAAAGTTATAGAAATCATAGTACGAGCGGAAGAACAATTACCACGTGATGTTGTAAAACATCTAAGccaaatagaagaaagaatattagaaGCCCTAGCTTGGCAAAAAAATAGTCCATTATGGCAGGCCATTGAATCTACCATTGGTGAAGTACCTAGTTGTGAAGACGTTTCTCTACCTGGTACATTAGAAACAGTTGATCCAAATACTGCAGGACAACCAGTAAAGAGAATTGCTTTAGATCGTGGACCTAACCATGATATACAACAAAGTCCAATTTCTTCTGCATCCGAAag ATTTCAATCGCCAATAACGACATCAGGCGTAGCTAAAAAACGTTTATTTCCTGATACGAGAACTAGCGGGCAGAGTGTTTTACGTGTATCTTCTAAAGTCGTATTTGATGGTAATTCTCGAATACTTCTAGCATTACCTGATCAACTTACAGTGCCAAGGACATCTGCTTCACAGACAACAACTAATTTATCACAAATCACATCAGTTACTAAAGAAGTtggaaaaccaaaaaaaaccGGCTCCGTTGccttattttttagaaaattctatAATCTCGCATGTGTACGTATGCAGGATCTCTGTAATTCCTTAGATATTACAGATGTAgatttacagaaaaaaatatggacaATCTTTGAATATTCGATAAAGGAACGCACGGAGTTAATGAGAGATCGACACCTCGATCAAATTCTTATGTGTGCAGTTTATGTGATATGTAAATTAGTTAAGAtggagaaaaattcttttaccgAAATCATGCGATGTTATCGTTTACAACCACAAGCAGAGTCTCACATATATAGGTCAGTACTTATTTGCAAGGGACcgcaagaaataaaatcaaatgttGAAGCATCAGGAAGTAATGAAGTTCCAGCCGATGAGGAAGCTAATGTGGCACCACCAACACCGACAAATATGGCAGGAACATCGCAAGATTTTGGAACGGAAAGACGTGGAGATCtaattaaattctataataCAGTATATGTGCCACAAGTTAAGGAAGTTGCAAATAAATTAGGATTGGCACGTGGAAGTACTCAAACTCTTACTCTAAGCCCATTACCTAAAAGTAAAGTTCGTGCTAATTCTCCAGTGAGACGTGTTACAGACAGTATTTTGACACGTACGCTTGATCCAAAAGCAATCAGTGCATCTCCTGCGCCACAATTAAGCTATTGTTTTAGTCGCAGTCCAGCTAAG gaCTTAGAagctattaataaaatgatgatTTCTGTAAGTGCAAAAAAAAGCGTCGGGAAACGACTTTTGTCAGACGATACTACAGATGTAGAAATGGTAGAGGGACCCTCTCCGATAAAAAAGTCAACGACCGTTGTCAGAAAACTAGAAAACATTATGGACGAGCGCCGTACAAAAAACCAATAA
- the LOC122634075 gene encoding retinoblastoma-like protein 1 isoform X3: MGESEDMEDSTYSRHQDLCQKLNMDATAASEAWRSYETIRQNYTLEGDQLHWIGCALYVACRKSSTPMVGRTGSSVEGNCVSLTRLLQLCNLPLIQFFTKSKSWADMANMPQDFREKIEKLEGNFSVSMVIFKKYQPIFTDIFKDPSDDILRPSRSRRNKTYPCTPSRVFEFCWTLFICIKGAFPDISDDLVNSYHLLLACCDLIYANALIANRKDLLNPNFPGLPSNFNDENYIPPQNPNCIINLLCERHEAVSVEAKCIKEYHLKNHVNKLFNERILRGDPSNFSGILEALNFDGNSKAVNKAYEQHVLSIGDFDERIFLGQDAGDNIGSPAQSSSSSDVHDQFQSKRDHYAGQIQHLAPPTPLTGRKYLKPKDVSNVTPVFTATQSVIRLQAMLAGQSSPSTNLLQIFNNCTQDVRTFVTTKVKEIGELFCANYTKSSDTSESSTLDFGRKRLYLGQTLFYKFLEMILNDEKRKKPNYDITNLLMNERFIRCLFACCLEIVIYSYKSNDKVFPWILKALDLEAYYFYKVIEIIVRAEEQLPRDVVKHLSQIEERILEALAWQKNSPLWQAIESTIGEVPSCEDVSLPGTLETVDPNTAGQPVKRIALDRGPNHDIQQSPISSASERFQSPITTSGVAKKRLFPDTRTSGQSVLRVSSKVVFDGNSRILLALPDQLTVPRTSASQTTTNLSQITSVTKEVGKPKKTGSVALFFRKFYNLACVRMQDLCNSLDITDVDLQKKIWTIFEYSIKERTELMRDRHLDQILMCAVYVICKLVKMEKNSFTEIMRCYRLQPQAESHIYRSVLICKGPQEIKSNVEASGSNEVPADEEANVAPPTPTNMAGTSQDFGTERRGDLIKFYNTVYVPQVKEVANKLGLARGSTQTLTLSPLPKSKVRANSPVRRVTDSILTRTLDPKAISASPAPQLSYCFSRSPAKDLEAINKMMISVSAKKSVGKRLLSDDTTDVEMVEGPSPIKKSTTVVRKLENIMDERRTKNQ, translated from the exons ATGGGAGAGTCGGAAGATATGGAGGATTCAACTTACAGTAGACATCAAGATTTATGTCAGAAATTAAATATGGATGCAACTGCTGCTTCGGAAGCTTGGAGATCTTACGAAACTATTCGACAAAATTATACGTTAGAG gGTGATCAGCTTCATTGGATAGGATGCGCTTTATATGTAGCATGCAGAAAATCTTCTACACCAATGGTTGGAAGAACAGGTAGTAGTGTAGAAGGAAATTGTGTATCTTTAACTCGTCTTCTACAATTATGCAATCTACCATTAATACAGTTTTTTACAAAAAGCAAGTCTTGGGCAGATATGGCTAATATGCCTCAAGATTTCCgagaaaagattgaaaaactAGAAGGGAACTTTTCAGTTTCTATggtgatttttaaaaagtatcaGCCAATTTTTACGGACATATTTAAAGATCCATCTGATGACATTTTAAGACCATCTAGatcaagaagaaataaaacttaTCCTTGTACGCCATCTAGAGTTTTTGAATTTTGTTGGacgttatttatttgtataaaaggAGCTTTCCCTGATATTTCTGATGATTTAGTTAATTCTTATCACTTACTTTTGGCTTGTTGTGACCTTATATATGCCAATGCTTTGATAGCAAATAGGAAAGATCTTCTGAATCCTAATTTTCCTG GTTTACCATCAAATTTTAATGACGAAAATTATATACCACCACAAAATccaaattgtattattaactTGTTATGTGAGCGTCATGAAGCTGTTTCTGTTGAAGCTAAATGTATCAAAGAATATCACTTGAAGAATcacgttaataaattatttaatgagaGAATTCTTCGTGGAGATCCATCAAATTTTTCTGGTATTCTAGAAGCTTTGAATTTTGATGGCAATAGCAAAGCTGTCAATAAAGCATATGAGCAACATGTATTGAGTATTGGAGACTTTgatgaaagaatatttctag GTCAAGATGCTGGTGACAATATTGGCTCACCCGCacagagtagtagtagtagcgatGTTCATGATCAATTTCAGTCAAAACGAGATCATTATGCAGGG CAAATACAACATCTAGCTCCTCCAACTCCATTAACAGGTCGCAAATACCTCAAACCAAAGGATGTATCAAATGTAACACCAGTCTTTACTGCTACTCAAAGTGTAATCCGACTCCAGGCCATGTTAGCTGGTCAGTCTTCACCAAGCacgaatttattacaaatatttaataattgcaCCCAAGATGTCAGAACATTTGTAAcaacgaaagtaaaagagatagGTGAATTATTTTGTGCTAATTACACCAAAAGTTCAGATACTAGTGAAAGTTCGACTCTAGATTTTGGAAGAAAACGTCTTTATTTAGGACAAACTCtcttctataaatttttagaaatgatTCTTAATGATGAAAAACGTAAAAAGCCTAATTATGATATTACA aATTTACTTATGAACGAAAGATTTATACGATGTTTATTCGCTTGCTGCTTAGAAATAGTTATTTACTCGTATAAAAGTAACGATAAAGTGTTTCCATGGATATTAAAGGCCTTGGATTTAGAAGCTTATTATTTCTACAAAGTTATAGAAATCATAGTACGAGCGGAAGAACAATTACCACGTGATGTTGTAAAACATCTAAGccaaatagaagaaagaatattagaaGCCCTAGCTTGGCAAAAAAATAGTCCATTATGGCAGGCCATTGAATCTACCATTGGTGAAGTACCTAGTTGTGAAGACGTTTCTCTACCTGGTACATTAGAAACAGTTGATCCAAATACTGCAGGACAACCAGTAAAGAGAATTGCTTTAGATCGTGGACCTAACCATGATATACAACAAAGTCCAATTTCTTCTGCATCCGAAag ATTTCAATCGCCAATAACGACATCAGGCGTAGCTAAAAAACGTTTATTTCCTGATACGAGAACTAGCGGGCAGAGTGTTTTACGTGTATCTTCTAAAGTCGTATTTGATGGTAATTCTCGAATACTTCTAGCATTACCTGATCAACTTACAGTGCCAAGGACATCTGCTTCACAGACAACAACTAATTTATCACAAATCACATCAGTTACTAAAGAAGTtggaaaaccaaaaaaaaccGGCTCCGTTGccttattttttagaaaattctatAATCTCGCATGTGTACGTATGCAGGATCTCTGTAATTCCTTAGATATTACAGATGTAgatttacagaaaaaaatatggacaATCTTTGAATATTCGATAAAGGAACGCACGGAGTTAATGAGAGATCGACACCTCGATCAAATTCTTATGTGTGCAGTTTATGTGATATGTAAATTAGTTAAGAtggagaaaaattcttttaccgAAATCATGCGATGTTATCGTTTACAACCACAAGCAGAGTCTCACATATATAGGTCAGTACTTATTTGCAAGGGACcgcaagaaataaaatcaaatgttGAAGCATCAGGAAGTAATGAAGTTCCAGCCGATGAGGAAGCTAATGTGGCACCACCAACACCGACAAATATGGCAGGAACATCGCAAGATTTTGGAACGGAAAGACGTGGAGATCtaattaaattctataataCAGTATATGTGCCACAAGTTAAGGAAGTTGCAAATAAATTAGGATTGGCACGTGGAAGTACTCAAACTCTTACTCTAAGCCCATTACCTAAAAGTAAAGTTCGTGCTAATTCTCCAGTGAGACGTGTTACAGACAGTATTTTGACACGTACGCTTGATCCAAAAGCAATCAGTGCATCTCCTGCGCCACAATTAAGCTATTGTTTTAGTCGCAGTCCAGCTAAG gaCTTAGAagctattaataaaatgatgatTTCTGTAAGTGCAAAAAAAAGCGTCGGGAAACGACTTTTGTCAGACGATACTACAGATGTAGAAATGGTAGAGGGACCCTCTCCGATAAAAAAGTCAACGACCGTTGTCAGAAAACTAGAAAACATTATGGACGAGCGCCGTACAAAAAACCAATAA
- the LOC122634075 gene encoding retinoblastoma-like protein 1 isoform X2, whose amino-acid sequence MGESEDMEDSTYSRHQDLCQKLNMDATAASEAWRSYETIRQNYTLEGDQLHWIGCALYVACRKSSTPMVGRTGSSVEGNCVSLTRLLQLCNLPLIQFFTKSKSWADMANMPQDFREKIEKLEGNFSVSMVIFKKYQPIFTDIFKDPSDDILRPSRSRRNKTYPCTPSRVFEFCWTLFICIKGAFPDISDDLVNSYHLLLACCDLIYANALIANRKDLLNPNFPGLPSNFNDENYIPPQNPNCIINLLCERHEAVSVEAKCIKEYHLKNHVNKLFNERILRGDPSNFSGILEALNFDGNSKAVNKAYEQHVLSIGDFDERIFLEWRRVRLGGISSLEIVGGDIVCRTKFAKPMPVKGQDAGDNIGSPAQSSSSSDVHDQFQSKRDHYAGQIQHLAPPTPLTGRKYLKPKDVSNVTPVFTATQSVIRLQAMLAGQSSPSTNLLQIFNNCTQDVRTFVTTKVKEIGELFCANYTKSSDTSESSTLDFGRKRLYLGQTLFYKFLEMILNDEKRKKPNYDITNLLMNERFIRCLFACCLEIVIYSYKSNDKVFPWILKALDLEAYYFYKVIEIIVRAEEQLPRDVVKHLSQIEERILEALAWQKNSPLWQAIESTIGEVPSCEDVSLPGTLETVDPNTAGQPVKRIALDRGPNHDIQQSPISSASERFQSPITTSGVAKKRLFPDTRTSGQSVLRVSSKVVFDGNSRILLALPDQLTVPRTSASQTTTNLSQITSVTKEVGKPKKTGSVALFFRKFYNLACVRMQDLCNSLDITDVDLQKKIWTIFEYSIKERTELMRDRHLDQILMCAVYVICKLVKMEKNSFTEIMRCYRLQPQAESHIYRSVLICKGPQEIKSNVEASGSNEVPADEEANVAPPTPTNMAGTSQDFGTERRGDLIKFYNTVYVPQVKEVANKLGLARGSTQTLTLSPLPKSKVRANSPVRRVTDSILTRTLDPKAISASPAPQLSYCFSRSPAKDLEAINKMMISVSAKKSVGKRLLSDDTTDVEMVEGPSPIKKSTTVVRKLENIMDERRTKNQ is encoded by the exons ATGGGAGAGTCGGAAGATATGGAGGATTCAACTTACAGTAGACATCAAGATTTATGTCAGAAATTAAATATGGATGCAACTGCTGCTTCGGAAGCTTGGAGATCTTACGAAACTATTCGACAAAATTATACGTTAGAG gGTGATCAGCTTCATTGGATAGGATGCGCTTTATATGTAGCATGCAGAAAATCTTCTACACCAATGGTTGGAAGAACAGGTAGTAGTGTAGAAGGAAATTGTGTATCTTTAACTCGTCTTCTACAATTATGCAATCTACCATTAATACAGTTTTTTACAAAAAGCAAGTCTTGGGCAGATATGGCTAATATGCCTCAAGATTTCCgagaaaagattgaaaaactAGAAGGGAACTTTTCAGTTTCTATggtgatttttaaaaagtatcaGCCAATTTTTACGGACATATTTAAAGATCCATCTGATGACATTTTAAGACCATCTAGatcaagaagaaataaaacttaTCCTTGTACGCCATCTAGAGTTTTTGAATTTTGTTGGacgttatttatttgtataaaaggAGCTTTCCCTGATATTTCTGATGATTTAGTTAATTCTTATCACTTACTTTTGGCTTGTTGTGACCTTATATATGCCAATGCTTTGATAGCAAATAGGAAAGATCTTCTGAATCCTAATTTTCCTG GTTTACCATCAAATTTTAATGACGAAAATTATATACCACCACAAAATccaaattgtattattaactTGTTATGTGAGCGTCATGAAGCTGTTTCTGTTGAAGCTAAATGTATCAAAGAATATCACTTGAAGAATcacgttaataaattatttaatgagaGAATTCTTCGTGGAGATCCATCAAATTTTTCTGGTATTCTAGAAGCTTTGAATTTTGATGGCAATAGCAAAGCTGTCAATAAAGCATATGAGCAACATGTATTGAGTATTGGAGACTTTgatgaaagaatatttctag AGTGGAGGCGAGTGAGGCTAGGCGGAATATCAAGCTTGGAAATAGTTGGAGGAGATATTGTTTGTCGTACTAAATTTGCAAAACCTATGCCTGTGAAAG GTCAAGATGCTGGTGACAATATTGGCTCACCCGCacagagtagtagtagtagcgatGTTCATGATCAATTTCAGTCAAAACGAGATCATTATGCAGGG CAAATACAACATCTAGCTCCTCCAACTCCATTAACAGGTCGCAAATACCTCAAACCAAAGGATGTATCAAATGTAACACCAGTCTTTACTGCTACTCAAAGTGTAATCCGACTCCAGGCCATGTTAGCTGGTCAGTCTTCACCAAGCacgaatttattacaaatatttaataattgcaCCCAAGATGTCAGAACATTTGTAAcaacgaaagtaaaagagatagGTGAATTATTTTGTGCTAATTACACCAAAAGTTCAGATACTAGTGAAAGTTCGACTCTAGATTTTGGAAGAAAACGTCTTTATTTAGGACAAACTCtcttctataaatttttagaaatgatTCTTAATGATGAAAAACGTAAAAAGCCTAATTATGATATTACA aATTTACTTATGAACGAAAGATTTATACGATGTTTATTCGCTTGCTGCTTAGAAATAGTTATTTACTCGTATAAAAGTAACGATAAAGTGTTTCCATGGATATTAAAGGCCTTGGATTTAGAAGCTTATTATTTCTACAAAGTTATAGAAATCATAGTACGAGCGGAAGAACAATTACCACGTGATGTTGTAAAACATCTAAGccaaatagaagaaagaatattagaaGCCCTAGCTTGGCAAAAAAATAGTCCATTATGGCAGGCCATTGAATCTACCATTGGTGAAGTACCTAGTTGTGAAGACGTTTCTCTACCTGGTACATTAGAAACAGTTGATCCAAATACTGCAGGACAACCAGTAAAGAGAATTGCTTTAGATCGTGGACCTAACCATGATATACAACAAAGTCCAATTTCTTCTGCATCCGAAag ATTTCAATCGCCAATAACGACATCAGGCGTAGCTAAAAAACGTTTATTTCCTGATACGAGAACTAGCGGGCAGAGTGTTTTACGTGTATCTTCTAAAGTCGTATTTGATGGTAATTCTCGAATACTTCTAGCATTACCTGATCAACTTACAGTGCCAAGGACATCTGCTTCACAGACAACAACTAATTTATCACAAATCACATCAGTTACTAAAGAAGTtggaaaaccaaaaaaaaccGGCTCCGTTGccttattttttagaaaattctatAATCTCGCATGTGTACGTATGCAGGATCTCTGTAATTCCTTAGATATTACAGATGTAgatttacagaaaaaaatatggacaATCTTTGAATATTCGATAAAGGAACGCACGGAGTTAATGAGAGATCGACACCTCGATCAAATTCTTATGTGTGCAGTTTATGTGATATGTAAATTAGTTAAGAtggagaaaaattcttttaccgAAATCATGCGATGTTATCGTTTACAACCACAAGCAGAGTCTCACATATATAGGTCAGTACTTATTTGCAAGGGACcgcaagaaataaaatcaaatgttGAAGCATCAGGAAGTAATGAAGTTCCAGCCGATGAGGAAGCTAATGTGGCACCACCAACACCGACAAATATGGCAGGAACATCGCAAGATTTTGGAACGGAAAGACGTGGAGATCtaattaaattctataataCAGTATATGTGCCACAAGTTAAGGAAGTTGCAAATAAATTAGGATTGGCACGTGGAAGTACTCAAACTCTTACTCTAAGCCCATTACCTAAAAGTAAAGTTCGTGCTAATTCTCCAGTGAGACGTGTTACAGACAGTATTTTGACACGTACGCTTGATCCAAAAGCAATCAGTGCATCTCCTGCGCCACAATTAAGCTATTGTTTTAGTCGCAGTCCAGCTAAG gaCTTAGAagctattaataaaatgatgatTTCTGTAAGTGCAAAAAAAAGCGTCGGGAAACGACTTTTGTCAGACGATACTACAGATGTAGAAATGGTAGAGGGACCCTCTCCGATAAAAAAGTCAACGACCGTTGTCAGAAAACTAGAAAACATTATGGACGAGCGCCGTACAAAAAACCAATAA